TCCTATAATAGTCTTATTCTAACATATCCTGTATAATATTTGGGGGTTGGTGCAGATTTATTTCAATCCTATAATAGTCTTATTCTAACCAGAATGGTTGAGCTTTTCAGATCACAACCGTTAATATTTCAATCCTATAATAGTCTTATTCTAACAAACCGGTGAAATGGGAAAGCTATTTAGTTGATCCTTATTTCAATCCTATAATAGTCTTATTCTAACACTGCTTAAAAGATTGCACGAATATTCACTAGAAAAATTTCAATCCTATAATAGTCTTATTCTAACCCAGATGTATCCATCATCGTATGTTGTGCATCTTCCATTTCAATCCTATAATAGTCTTATTCTAACATCGACCTGTTCAGAGCCTTTAAATCTGATAAACTCATTTCAATCCTATAATAGTCTTATTCTAACGAGAAGTAGAATCGAACTTGACCAGAACTGGAACATATTTCAATCCTATAATAGTCTTATTCTAACTGCTGCAGGAACGGCTTATGTGAAAGATGCTGCTGAATTTCAATCCTATAATAGTCTTATTCTAACCGGCCGGAAAAACGCCCATTTTCTCAATATAAGTCCAATAAACCTTCTATTTTATAAAACTTATCTTGGATGTCAGATCATGCATTGCATATATAAAGATCCACGACTAGAGAATATTTGATAAGTCAGATTTAGGAGATCCAATCGTTTCTCTTACTAAAAATTTATCACTTTTAGATATGTAGATTATAACATTATCTTTGTCTTTCTTTATAATTTCATTTAGTCCATTTTTTAGTTCTCGAAGTTTTGAATCTGTAATCTCCCCTTCAAATACTGAATTTTGAACCCAGTTTAGATGTTGTCTTAGGTAGCTTTTTACTTTATTTACTCTTTTATCAGATACATCGTATACAATTATAATGTACACTACCACCAGATCCTAAAAGCTTCATAATCTTTTAATCCACTAACATGTTTTATCAGTTTATAGCATTCTAATCTTATTATATGTTTGTATGAAACATTTCTGTCCAGAGCACGATGTTTGATTGTTTTATCAAGACGTTCATTATAATGTTGCAAAAATAATCTTCTTCCAGTATCTTTGAGAAGACAATAGTTTAAATCTTTATCAAAATCATCTTCAGAAATTATTCTTTTGTTCAAAAGCTTGAAAACTACCCTATCCCCAATAAATGGTTTGAAAATTTCACTTAAATCTAAACTCAAAGAAAATCTTCTCTTAAAGGGCTCATGAAGGTAAGATATGGTTGGATTTAATTGAGTATTATATATTTCTGATAATATTGTCGCGTACATCAGTGAATTTGAAAAAGATA
The Methanofastidiosum sp. genome window above contains:
- the cas2 gene encoding CRISPR-associated endonuclease Cas2; the protein is MYIIIVYDVSDKRVNKVKSYLRQHLNWVQNSVFEGEITDSKLRELKNGLNEIIKKDKDNVIIYISKSDKFLVRETIGSPKSDLSNIL